In Delphinus delphis chromosome 11, mDelDel1.2, whole genome shotgun sequence, one genomic interval encodes:
- the CBX6 gene encoding chromobox protein homolog 6 has protein sequence MELSAVGERVFAAESIIKRRIRKGRIEYLVKWKGWAIKYSTWEPEENILDSRLIAAFEQKERERELYGPKKRGPKPKTFLLKARAQAEALRISDVHFSVKPTASASSPKLHSSAAVHRLKKDIRRCHRMSRRPLPRPDPQGGSPGLRPPISPFSETVRIINRKVKPREPKRNRIILNLKVIDKGTGGGGAGQGAGALARPKVPSRNRVIGKSKKFSESILRTQIRHMKFGAFAMYNKPPPGPLPPPPATKADIAASPGQGLLLAAPSAPYDARSSSSSGCPSPTPQSSSDPDDAPPKLLPETTSPSAPDWREPEVLDLSIPPEAAATSKRAPPDVTAASNQALPAAPQPAGAASEPEAGDWRPEMSPCSNVVVTDVTSNLLTVTIKEFCNPEDFEKVAAGVAGAAVGGGSSGQSK, from the exons ATGGAGCTGTCTGCAGTGGGCGAGCGGGTCTTCGCGGCCGAATCCATCATCAAACGGCGGATCCGAAAG GGACGCATCGAGTACCTGGTGAAATGGAAGGGGTGGGCCATCAA GTACAGCACTTGGGAGCCGGAGGAGAACATCCTGGACTCGCGGCTCATTGCAGCCTTCGAGCAGAA GGAGAGGGAGCGTGAGCTGTATGGGCCCAAGAAGAGGGGACCCAAACCCAAAACTTTCCTCCTGAAG GCGCGGGCCCAGGCGGAGGCCCTCCGCATCAGTGATGTGCATTTCTCGGTCAAGCCGACCGCCAGCGCCTCCTCGCCCAAGCTGCATTCCAGCGCTGCTGTGCACCGGCTCAAGAAGGACATCCGCCGCTGCCACCGCATGTCCcgccgccccctgccccgcccagaCCCCCAGGGGGGCAGCCCCGGCCTGCGCCCGCCCATCTCACCCTTCTCTGAGACCGTGCGCATCATCAACCGCAAGGTCAAGCCGCGGGAGCCCAAGCGGAACCGCATCATCCTGAACCTGAAGGTGATCGACAAGGGCACGGGCGGAGGCGGCGCCGGGCAGGGGGCCGGGGCCCTTGCCCGCCCCAAAGTCCCCTCACGGAACCGCGTCATCGGCAAGAGCAAGAAGTTCAGCGAGAGCATCCTGCGCACGCAGATCCGCCACATGAAGTTCGGCGCTTTCGCGATGTACAACAAGCCCCCGCCCGGCCCTCTGCCGCCCCCGCCAGCCACCAAGGCCGACATCGCCGCCTCCCCTGGCCAGGGGCTGCTCCTGGCAGCTCCCAGTGCCCCGTACGACGCCCGCAGCTCCAGCTCCTCCGGCTGCCCTTCGCCGACCCCGCAGTCCTCCTCCGACCCGGATGACGCGCCCCCCAAGCTGCTCCCCGAGACCACGAGTCCATCTGCCCCCGACTGGCGGGAGCCCGAGGTGCTTGACCTGTCCATCCCTCCCGAGGCGGCGGCCACCAGCAAGCGGGCGCCTCCCGACGTCACTGCGGCTTCCAACCAGGCCCTTCCCGCGGCCCCTCAGCCTGCCGGCGCCGCCTCAGAGCCCGAGGCTGGAGACTGGCGCCCTGAGATGTCACCCTGCTCCAACGTGGTCGTCACCGATGTCACCAGCAATCTCCTGACGGTCACTATCAAGGAATTCTGCAACCCTGAGGATTTCGAGAAGGTGGCTGCTGGGGTAGCAGGCGCCGCAGTGGGGGGTGGCAGCAGTGGGCAGAGCAAGTGA